In Hyphomicrobiales bacterium, the following are encoded in one genomic region:
- a CDS encoding betaine-aldehyde dehydrogenase, which yields MTTVQPKGSHYIGGSFVTGAGDAHADRYPATGEVIAEIRYATPAEVESAVEAAKKGAKVWAKTPGSERARVLHRAAEIMRERNTPLSRLETLDTGKPIQETLVADAASGADCFDYFAGLAGSLAGEHIDLGDDFIYTRREPLGIVAAIGAWNYPIQIASWKAAPALACGNAVIFKPSEVTPLSALALAEILTEAGLPDGVFNVLQGAGEVGRTLVTHPDIAKVSLTGEVGTGKRVMADASGTLKHVTLELGGKSPILVFEDADLDSAVGGAMLGNFYSSGQVCSNGTRVFVHESVKDAFLEKLVARTKALKIGDPLDPETHIGPLISAEHMEKVLMYMDAGKAEARCVAGGGRVAVPGLDNGYFVAPTIFDATGGEEARIVREEIFGPVLTVLSFSDEAEVIARANATPFGLAAGVFTRDLARAHRTVAALEAGTCWINTYNLTPIAMPFGGVKQSGLGRENGTAALDHYSQIKSVYVAMGPVDAPY from the coding sequence ATGACCACCGTTCAGCCGAAGGGCTCGCACTACATCGGCGGCAGCTTCGTCACCGGCGCCGGCGACGCCCATGCCGACCGCTACCCGGCGACCGGCGAGGTGATCGCCGAAATCCGTTACGCGACACCGGCCGAGGTCGAAAGCGCCGTCGAGGCCGCGAAAAAGGGCGCTAAGGTCTGGGCAAAGACGCCGGGCTCCGAGCGCGCCAGGGTACTGCACCGCGCGGCCGAGATCATGCGCGAACGCAACACGCCGCTGTCGCGGCTCGAAACCCTCGACACCGGCAAGCCGATCCAGGAAACGCTGGTCGCCGATGCGGCCTCGGGCGCCGATTGTTTCGACTATTTCGCCGGCCTTGCCGGCAGCCTTGCCGGCGAGCACATCGATCTCGGTGACGACTTCATCTACACCCGTCGCGAACCGCTCGGCATCGTCGCCGCCATCGGAGCCTGGAACTATCCGATCCAGATCGCCTCGTGGAAGGCAGCGCCCGCACTCGCCTGCGGCAATGCGGTGATCTTCAAGCCGTCCGAGGTGACGCCGCTGTCGGCGCTGGCGCTCGCCGAAATCCTCACCGAAGCGGGCCTGCCCGACGGTGTCTTCAACGTCCTGCAGGGCGCTGGCGAGGTCGGCCGCACGCTCGTTACCCATCCCGATATCGCCAAGGTCTCTCTGACCGGCGAGGTTGGCACCGGCAAGCGTGTGATGGCGGACGCGTCGGGCACGCTGAAGCACGTCACGCTCGAACTCGGCGGTAAGTCGCCCATCCTCGTCTTCGAGGATGCCGATCTCGATTCCGCCGTCGGCGGTGCCATGCTCGGCAACTTCTATTCCTCCGGCCAGGTCTGCTCGAACGGCACCCGCGTCTTCGTCCATGAAAGCGTCAAGGACGCCTTCCTCGAAAAACTCGTCGCCCGTACCAAAGCGCTGAAGATCGGCGATCCGCTCGATCCCGAGACCCATATCGGTCCGCTGATTTCCGCCGAGCACATGGAAAAGGTGCTGATGTACATGGATGCCGGCAAGGCCGAGGCGCGCTGCGTCGCCGGCGGTGGCCGCGTCGCCGTACCCGGTCTCGACAACGGCTATTTCGTCGCCCCGACCATCTTCGATGCGACCGGCGGCGAGGAAGCCCGCATCGTCCGCGAGGAGATCTTCGGACCCGTTCTGACCGTGCTTTCGTTCAGCGACGAGGCCGAGGTGATCGCGCGGGCAAACGCGACCCCGTTCGGGCTTGCGGCCGGCGTCTTCACCCGTGATCTCGCCCGCGCCCACCGCACGGTCGCCGCGCTCGAGGCCGGCACCTGCTGGATCAACACCTACAATCTGACGCCGATCGCGATGCCCTTCGGCGGCGTCAAACAGTCGGGGCTTGGCCGCGAAAACGGCACCGCCGCGCTCGACCACTATTCGCAGATCAAGAGCGTCTACGTCGCCATGGGGCCCGTCGACGCGCCTTACTAA
- a CDS encoding transcriptional regulator BetI, with the protein MPKVGMEPIRRRALIEAAIAEIHARGSLDVTVGHIAERAKVSSGLAHHYFGNKAQLLTATMRHLLAELRTAVAARLRAAATPRARLQAVIEGSFAPDQFQPAVISAWLAFYAEAQSSEPVGRLLRLYGRRLHSNLMDALTPMVPRADAERIAEGTAALIDGFWLRQALGHRASDRLHAVAMLENYVETQLAAADRGETR; encoded by the coding sequence ATGCCGAAAGTTGGAATGGAGCCGATTCGGCGCCGGGCGCTGATCGAGGCCGCAATCGCCGAGATTCACGCGCGCGGGTCGCTCGATGTCACCGTCGGCCACATCGCCGAGCGCGCCAAGGTCTCGTCCGGCCTGGCGCACCACTATTTCGGCAACAAGGCGCAGCTCCTGACTGCGACCATGCGCCATCTGCTGGCCGAACTCAGAACCGCAGTCGCCGCGCGGTTGCGCGCTGCCGCCACCCCGCGTGCCCGGTTGCAGGCGGTGATCGAGGGCAGCTTCGCGCCCGACCAGTTCCAGCCGGCGGTGATCTCGGCCTGGCTCGCCTTCTACGCCGAAGCGCAATCCTCCGAACCGGTGGGCCGGTTGCTGCGCCTCTATGGCCGGCGTCTGCATTCGAACCTGATGGATGCGCTGACCCCGATGGTGCCGCGCGCCGATGCCGAACGCATCGCGGAAGGCACCGCGGCGCTGATCGACGGCTTCTGGCTGCGTCAGGCACTCGGTCACCGCGCCTCCGACCGGCTGCACGCGGTCGCGATGCTTGAGAACTACGTCGAAACCCAGCTTGCCGCCGCCGACAGGGGAGAAACCCGATGA
- a CDS encoding glycine/betaine ABC transporter substrate-binding protein produces MASTLAKLFGAAALGIFALGSAQAAEPASCKAVRFSDVGWTDITATTAATSVVLEALGYEPEAKLLSVPVTYRSLKNGDIDIFLGNWMPTMENDIKPYREDGSVETLRVNLEGAKYTLAVPKYTYDAGLKDFADIAKFKDQLEGKIYGIEPGNDGNRLILDMIEKDMFGLKGFEVVESSEAGMLSQVARSVKKEEAVVFLGWEPHPMNANFEMAYLSGGDDVFGPNFGGATVYTNIRKGYTTECPNVGALLNNLVFSLAMENEIMGAILNDGAEPNVAATNWLKANPAVLDGWLAGVTTMDGGDAMAAVKAKLGL; encoded by the coding sequence ATGGCCTCCACTCTCGCAAAGCTGTTCGGCGCTGCCGCGCTCGGCATTTTTGCTCTCGGCTCCGCGCAGGCCGCCGAACCGGCCTCGTGCAAGGCGGTGCGCTTTTCCGACGTCGGCTGGACCGACATCACGGCAACCACGGCGGCGACCTCGGTGGTGCTCGAAGCGCTCGGCTATGAGCCGGAAGCCAAGCTGCTGTCGGTTCCGGTCACCTACCGCTCGCTGAAGAACGGCGACATCGACATCTTCCTCGGCAACTGGATGCCGACCATGGAAAACGACATCAAGCCGTATCGCGAAGACGGCTCGGTGGAGACGCTGCGGGTCAATCTGGAGGGTGCCAAGTACACGCTCGCCGTGCCGAAATACACCTACGACGCCGGCCTGAAAGACTTCGCCGACATCGCCAAGTTCAAGGACCAGCTCGAGGGCAAGATCTACGGCATCGAGCCGGGCAATGACGGCAACCGGCTGATCCTCGACATGATCGAGAAGGACATGTTCGGCCTGAAGGGCTTCGAAGTCGTCGAGTCCTCCGAAGCCGGCATGCTGTCGCAGGTCGCGCGCTCGGTGAAGAAGGAAGAAGCCGTCGTCTTCCTCGGCTGGGAACCGCACCCGATGAACGCCAATTTCGAAATGGCCTATCTGTCGGGCGGCGATGACGTGTTCGGCCCGAACTTCGGCGGCGCCACCGTCTACACCAACATCCGCAAGGGCTACACCACCGAATGCCCGAATGTCGGCGCGCTGCTCAACAACCTCGTCTTCTCGCTGGCGATGGAAAACGAGATCATGGGCGCGATCCTCAATGACGGCGCCGAGCCGAACGTCGCGGCCACCAACTGGCTGAAGGCCAACCCGGCCGTGCTCGACGGCTGGCTCGCCGGCGTCACCACCATGGACGGCGGCGACGCGATGGCCGCGGTCAAGGCCAAGCTCGGCCTGTAA
- the choW gene encoding choline ABC transporter permease subunit — MLEWLTEHKIPLGKWVEHGVDAFNDWASVFLDAFSDGLKFLIEGLIDVLLAVPALLLVVVFAAIAYWVRRSWVLSVSIVLGLLLIINLGYWDETLATLSLVIFATVLCMVVGVPIGIAAAHRPWLEAALRPVLDLMQTLPTFAYLIPTLILFGLGVVPGLISTVIFAIPAPIRLTTLGIKSTPKPLIEAGQAFGCTPTQLLFKIELPHAMPTIMAGLTQCIMLSLSMVVIAALVGANGLGVPVLRALNTVNIAKGFEAGLAIVIVAILLDRVFRRPERPGSDN, encoded by the coding sequence ATGCTCGAATGGCTGACGGAGCACAAGATCCCGCTCGGCAAATGGGTCGAACACGGCGTCGACGCGTTCAATGACTGGGCGTCGGTGTTTCTCGATGCCTTTTCCGACGGCCTGAAGTTCCTCATCGAAGGGCTGATCGATGTGCTGCTGGCCGTCCCGGCCCTCCTTCTGGTCGTCGTCTTCGCGGCGATTGCCTATTGGGTCCGGCGCAGCTGGGTGCTTTCCGTCTCGATCGTCCTCGGCCTCCTCCTCATCATCAATCTCGGCTACTGGGACGAGACGCTCGCGACATTGTCGCTGGTGATCTTCGCCACCGTGCTGTGCATGGTCGTCGGTGTGCCGATCGGCATTGCCGCCGCGCATCGCCCCTGGCTCGAGGCGGCGTTGCGACCGGTGCTCGACCTGATGCAGACGCTGCCGACCTTTGCCTATCTGATCCCGACGCTGATCCTGTTCGGCCTCGGCGTCGTGCCGGGCCTGATCTCGACCGTCATCTTCGCCATTCCGGCACCGATCCGCCTAACCACGCTCGGCATCAAGTCGACACCGAAACCGCTGATCGAGGCCGGTCAGGCGTTCGGGTGCACCCCCACCCAACTGCTGTTCAAGATCGAGCTGCCGCACGCCATGCCGACCATCATGGCCGGGCTTACCCAGTGCATCATGCTCAGCCTGTCGATGGTGGTGATCGCAGCCCTTGTCGGCGCCAACGGCCTCGGCGTGCCGGTGCTGCGCGCGCTGAATACGGTCAACATCGCCAAGGGCTTCGAGGCTGGCTTGGCAATCGTCATCGTCGCCATCCTGCTCGACCGTGTGTTCCGCCGGCCGGAACGCCCGGGCAGCGACAATTGA
- the choV gene encoding choline ABC transporter ATP-binding protein, which yields MTTAIRFENVDIVFGEEPGRALPLIDQGMTREQILDETGQVLGCAGASLSVEQGEICVLMGLSGSGKSTLLRAANGLNKVARGKVLISSGDSMIDVASCDATKLREVRRQRCAMVFQQFALLPWRTVAENVAFGLEVRGESSEAIAAAVKDKLETVGLADWADKYAHELSGGMQQRVGLARALATDADILLMDEPFSALDPLIRSRLQDELIELQAKLGKTVLFVSHDLGEATKIGKHIAIMEGGRIVQHGTPQEILENPANDYVREFVAHMHDG from the coding sequence ATGACCACCGCCATCCGCTTTGAAAATGTCGACATCGTCTTCGGCGAGGAACCGGGCCGCGCCCTCCCCCTCATCGATCAAGGCATGACGCGCGAGCAAATTCTCGACGAGACCGGTCAGGTGCTCGGCTGCGCCGGCGCCTCCCTGTCGGTCGAGCAGGGTGAGATCTGCGTTTTGATGGGGCTGTCCGGCTCCGGCAAGTCGACGCTTCTGCGCGCTGCCAACGGCCTCAACAAGGTCGCCCGTGGCAAGGTGCTGATTTCATCAGGCGACAGCATGATCGATGTCGCCTCCTGCGACGCGACGAAGCTGCGCGAGGTGCGGCGTCAGCGCTGCGCCATGGTGTTCCAGCAATTCGCACTGCTGCCGTGGCGCACGGTGGCGGAAAACGTCGCTTTCGGGCTCGAAGTGCGCGGCGAAAGCTCCGAGGCGATCGCGGCGGCCGTCAAGGACAAGCTGGAGACGGTCGGTCTTGCCGACTGGGCCGACAAATATGCCCACGAGCTGTCAGGTGGCATGCAGCAGCGCGTTGGCCTGGCGCGCGCGCTCGCCACCGACGCCGACATTCTCTTGATGGACGAACCGTTCTCGGCGCTTGATCCGCTGATCCGCTCGCGACTGCAGGACGAGTTGATCGAACTACAGGCGAAGCTCGGCAAGACGGTTCTGTTCGTCAGCCACGACCTCGGCGAGGCGACCAAGATCGGCAAGCACATCGCCATCATGGAAGGCGGCCGCATCGTCCAGCACGGCACGCCGCAGGAAATCCTGGAAAACCCGGCGAACGACTATGTGCGCGAGTTCGTCGCCCACATGCACGACGGGTAA
- a CDS encoding rubrerythrin, with translation MLQFTTKRRFSDLNEAEILSLAISAEEEDGRIYGEFADAARADYPSVAEMFDEMAAEENEHRRWLIDTFDKKYGTRLPPIKREDVAGFIQRKPWWVVRARGVEAMRSHAADMEAEAQTFYLRAAERSRDTEIRKLLGDLAEAERHHEHRAEELEGEHLTEEAIETEDAAARRRFLLQVVQPGLAGLMDGSVSTLAPLFAAAFATQNNWETFLVGLAASVGAGISMGFAEALSDDGSLTGRGSPWIRGFASGIMTTVGGIGHTLPYLIPAALTMTLGGIAFSGFGLATLLAVLVVIVELWAIAWIRWKYMDTPFLAASFQIVIGGVLVFLAGIIIGNA, from the coding sequence ATGCTCCAATTCACCACCAAGCGACGCTTCTCCGATCTCAACGAGGCCGAAATCCTGTCGCTCGCCATTTCGGCGGAAGAGGAAGATGGCCGCATCTACGGCGAGTTCGCCGACGCCGCGCGCGCCGACTACCCGTCGGTTGCCGAGATGTTCGACGAGATGGCGGCGGAAGAAAACGAGCATCGGCGCTGGCTGATCGACACCTTCGACAAGAAGTACGGCACGCGTTTGCCGCCGATCAAGCGCGAGGATGTCGCCGGCTTCATCCAGCGCAAGCCGTGGTGGGTGGTGCGCGCGCGCGGCGTTGAGGCGATGCGCAGCCACGCCGCCGACATGGAGGCCGAGGCCCAGACCTTCTATCTGCGCGCCGCCGAGCGCTCCCGCGATACCGAAATCCGCAAGCTGCTCGGCGACCTCGCCGAAGCTGAGCGGCATCACGAACATCGCGCCGAGGAACTCGAGGGCGAACACCTCACTGAAGAGGCGATCGAGACGGAAGACGCCGCCGCGCGTCGCCGGTTCCTGCTGCAGGTGGTGCAGCCGGGGCTCGCCGGCCTGATGGATGGCTCGGTGTCGACGCTGGCGCCGCTGTTTGCCGCCGCCTTTGCCACCCAGAACAACTGGGAGACCTTCCTTGTCGGTCTGGCGGCTTCCGTCGGCGCCGGCATTTCCATGGGCTTTGCCGAGGCACTGTCCGACGACGGGTCGCTGACCGGGCGCGGCAGCCCGTGGATCCGTGGTTTCGCGTCCGGCATCATGACCACCGTCGGCGGCATCGGCCACACGCTGCCCTATCTGATCCCCGCCGCGCTGACCATGACGCTCGGCGGCATCGCGTTCTCCGGCTTCGGACTGGCGACGCTGCTCGCCGTGCTCGTGGTGATCGTCGAATTGTGGGCAATCGCCTGGATCCGCTGGAAGTACATGGACACGCCGTTCCTTGCGGCCTCGTTCCAGATCGTCATCGGCGGTGTGCTGGTCTTCCTTGCCGGCATAATCATCGGTAACGCCTGA
- a CDS encoding elongation factor 4: protein MTTHSIDNIRNFAIIAHIDHGKSTLADRLIHKTGGLADREMKDQVLDSMDIERERGITIKAQTVRLLYHHTDGKTYTLNLIDTPGHVDFAYEVNRSLAACEGSLLIVDASQGVEAQTLANVYQALDNDHEIVPVLNKIDLPAAEPERIRQQIEDVIGLDASDAVEISAKTGIGIDKVLTAVVERLPAPQGDPDAPLKAALVDSWYDTYLGVVVLVRIIDGKMKKGQRIKMMGTGAAYDLDKVGVFTPKLLEVDALGPGEIGFLIASIKEVADTRVGDTITEDKKPCAEPLSGFRPAQPVVFCGLFPVDANEFEDLRSALGKLRLNDASFSYEMETSAALGFGFRCGFLGLLHLEIVQERLSREFNLDLIATAPSVVYRMSLNDGSVVELHNPADMPDPVKITEIEEPWLRATILTPDEYLGGILKLCQDRRGVQVDLSYAGSRAMVSYDLPLNEVVFDFYDRLKSISKGYASFDYHLTDYKAGNLVKMSILVNAEPVDALSVLVHASQAERRGRAMCEKLKELIPQHLFKIPIQAAIGGRVIARETISALRKDVTAKCYGGDATRKRKLLEKQKEGKKRMRQFGKVDIPQDAFIHALKMDD, encoded by the coding sequence ATGACCACGCATTCCATCGACAATATTCGCAACTTCGCGATCATCGCCCACATCGACCACGGCAAGTCGACCCTTGCCGACCGCCTGATTCACAAGACCGGCGGGCTGGCCGATCGCGAGATGAAGGATCAGGTGCTCGATTCCATGGATATCGAGCGCGAGCGGGGCATCACGATCAAGGCGCAGACCGTGCGCCTGCTGTATCATCACACCGACGGCAAGACCTACACGCTGAACCTGATCGACACGCCGGGCCACGTCGACTTCGCCTATGAGGTGAACCGCTCGCTGGCGGCCTGCGAAGGATCGCTGCTGATCGTCGATGCCAGTCAGGGCGTCGAGGCGCAGACGCTTGCGAATGTCTATCAGGCGCTCGACAACGATCACGAGATCGTGCCGGTGCTGAACAAGATCGACCTGCCGGCGGCGGAACCCGAGCGGATACGTCAGCAGATCGAGGACGTCATCGGCCTCGACGCCTCGGATGCGGTGGAGATTTCGGCGAAAACCGGCATTGGTATCGACAAGGTTCTCACGGCGGTCGTCGAACGCCTGCCGGCACCGCAGGGCGACCCGGACGCGCCGCTGAAGGCCGCGCTGGTCGATTCCTGGTACGACACCTATCTCGGCGTCGTCGTTCTGGTGCGCATCATCGACGGCAAGATGAAGAAGGGCCAGCGCATCAAGATGATGGGCACGGGCGCGGCCTACGATCTCGACAAGGTCGGCGTGTTCACGCCGAAGCTGCTCGAGGTCGATGCGCTCGGCCCCGGCGAGATCGGCTTCCTCATCGCCTCGATCAAGGAAGTGGCCGACACCCGCGTCGGCGATACGATCACCGAAGACAAGAAGCCCTGCGCCGAACCGCTTTCAGGTTTCCGCCCGGCCCAGCCGGTGGTGTTCTGCGGCCTGTTCCCGGTCGATGCCAACGAGTTCGAGGATCTGCGCTCGGCGCTTGGCAAGCTGCGCCTCAACGATGCGAGCTTCTCCTACGAGATGGAAACCTCGGCGGCGCTCGGCTTCGGCTTCCGCTGCGGCTTCCTCGGCCTGCTGCATCTGGAAATCGTGCAAGAACGGCTCAGCCGCGAGTTCAATCTCGACCTGATCGCCACCGCACCGTCGGTGGTCTACCGCATGTCGCTGAACGACGGTTCCGTGGTGGAGCTGCACAACCCCGCCGACATGCCCGATCCGGTGAAGATCACCGAGATCGAGGAACCATGGCTGCGCGCGACCATCCTGACTCCGGACGAATATCTCGGCGGCATCCTCAAGCTCTGTCAGGACCGGCGCGGCGTGCAGGTCGACCTGTCCTACGCCGGCAGCCGAGCGATGGTGTCCTACGATCTGCCGCTCAACGAGGTCGTGTTCGACTTCTACGACCGGCTGAAATCGATCTCGAAGGGCTACGCCTCGTTCGACTATCACCTGACCGACTACAAGGCCGGCAACCTCGTCAAGATGTCGATCCTGGTCAACGCCGAGCCGGTCGACGCGCTCTCCGTCCTGGTCCACGCGAGTCAGGCGGAACGACGCGGGCGGGCGATGTGCGAAAAGCTGAAAGAGCTGATCCCGCAGCACCTGTTCAAGATCCCGATCCAGGCGGCGATCGGCGGGCGGGTGATCGCGCGCGAGACGATCTCGGCGCTGCGCAAGGACGTCACGGCAAAGTGTTACGGTGGCGACGCCACCCGCAAACGCAAGCTTTTGGAAAAGCAGAAGGAAGGCAAGAAGCGGATGCGCCAGTTCGGCAAGGTCGACATCCCGCAGGACGCCTTCATCCACGCTCTGAAGATGGATGACTAG
- a CDS encoding diacylglycerol kinase, translated as MRSRSGMRGVAILNRQSGGLRKIDVDGFAGRLRAAFAEKGHQIVPRLVNGSGLSNALEAAGADASSELLIAAGGDGTLSAAAAVALRTGKVLGVLPGGTMNLVSRSFGLPQNIDEALAVLAAGEEGSIDIATANGRPFLHEFSVGLHPRMVKTRENFDYASRFGKMVASLRALLVVASRPKGFTVAVETDAIDSGHERDRASLVAVSNNLYGEGHLPFADSLEEGVLGLYRVGVLAPRHNLRLTKDMILGKWRENPDVAVSTSTHVTLHFERLPNKPHCIIDGELLPLEPRVALAIHPGALRCLKPRTAEL; from the coding sequence ATGCGATCGAGGTCGGGAATGCGCGGCGTCGCGATTCTGAACAGGCAAAGCGGCGGTTTACGCAAGATCGACGTCGATGGCTTCGCCGGGCGGCTCAGAGCGGCCTTTGCCGAAAAAGGACATCAGATCGTGCCTCGTCTTGTGAATGGCAGCGGTCTGAGCAACGCGCTCGAAGCTGCCGGCGCGGATGCCTCCTCCGAACTGCTCATCGCTGCCGGCGGCGATGGAACGCTGTCGGCGGCGGCGGCCGTTGCTCTGCGCACCGGCAAGGTGCTCGGCGTGCTGCCGGGCGGCACCATGAACCTCGTCTCCCGCTCCTTTGGTCTGCCGCAGAATATCGATGAGGCGCTTGCCGTGCTGGCGGCGGGCGAAGAAGGGAGCATCGATATCGCCACGGCCAATGGCCGCCCCTTCCTGCACGAGTTTTCCGTCGGTCTGCATCCAAGAATGGTGAAGACCCGCGAGAACTTCGACTATGCCTCGCGGTTTGGGAAAATGGTGGCATCGCTGCGCGCGCTCCTCGTCGTCGCCTCGCGCCCGAAGGGCTTTACCGTCGCGGTCGAGACAGATGCGATCGATAGCGGACACGAGCGCGACCGGGCGAGCCTTGTCGCCGTTTCAAATAATCTCTACGGCGAGGGCCATCTCCCCTTCGCCGACAGTCTCGAGGAGGGCGTGCTCGGCCTCTACCGGGTCGGCGTTTTGGCACCGCGCCACAATCTCCGCCTCACCAAGGACATGATCCTCGGCAAATGGAGAGAGAACCCGGACGTTGCGGTGTCGACGAGCACCCATGTGACGCTCCATTTCGAGCGTTTGCCGAACAAGCCGCACTGCATCATCGACGGGGAACTGCTGCCGCTTGAGCCGCGTGTCGCCCTGGCGATCCATCCCGGAGCGTTGCGTTGTCTCAAGCCGCGAACCGCGGAGCTTTGA
- a CDS encoding alkaline phosphatase — translation MKLAVCLGTALLVGLPLAAEAQERPRLILQITVDQLRGDLPLRHMSQFGEGGFRYLLEKGVYYNDAHHAHANTETVVGHTTLATGAHPAAHGMIGNLWFDRNLGRTVYNVEDANYKMLSAGAGVNAKTEVDPTQLAAATDGRSPASILTSTFSDELSIATQGRAKVFGVSVKDRGAVSMAGHTGKAFWFSKSTGKFVTSSYYYDDYPGWVKNWNDKDFVQKYLGTSWELLQPLESYVFKDRDDQPWEPDFEGFGRVFPHPFSTIDPLAYENDPYFLTFLTFSPAGDQITADFAKTLIKAEALGEDDVTDYLSVSFSSTYYVGHVFGPSSLEAEDNLLQLDRTLADLLAFVDAEIGLDKTLIVLSADHGTPEAPGFLRELGKLGGYVSPDQWDTTAAAERVRKKFGLTGKLIQGYDHPYLTLSEEVRNAEGVDLSALQTAISEELNAFEGVAYAVPSARLIQGSLPDNGLTRTIVNNFNPDRSGDIYVVFDPGWFINDFDGVAVTVTHGSPWRHDTYVPIVFAGFGLSPQKVSRRVHTVDVAITLSAIAGARPPDGAAGNVLAEVVGQ, via the coding sequence ATGAAACTCGCAGTGTGTCTTGGCACAGCGTTACTCGTCGGTTTGCCGTTGGCTGCGGAGGCGCAGGAGCGCCCGCGGCTGATCCTGCAGATTACCGTCGACCAGTTGCGCGGCGACCTGCCGCTTCGCCATATGAGCCAGTTCGGCGAGGGCGGCTTCCGCTATCTGCTCGAAAAAGGCGTCTACTACAACGATGCGCACCACGCGCACGCCAACACCGAGACGGTCGTCGGCCACACCACGCTGGCGACAGGCGCGCATCCGGCTGCCCACGGCATGATCGGCAATCTCTGGTTCGACCGCAATCTGGGGCGAACGGTCTATAATGTCGAAGATGCCAACTACAAGATGCTGTCGGCGGGCGCCGGCGTGAACGCCAAGACAGAGGTCGACCCGACGCAGCTCGCGGCCGCGACAGACGGGCGTTCCCCCGCATCCATCCTGACCTCGACCTTCTCCGATGAACTGTCCATCGCAACGCAGGGCCGCGCCAAGGTGTTCGGCGTCTCGGTCAAGGATCGCGGCGCGGTGTCCATGGCCGGTCATACCGGCAAGGCGTTCTGGTTCTCGAAGTCGACCGGCAAGTTCGTCACATCGAGCTACTACTACGACGACTACCCGGGCTGGGTGAAAAATTGGAACGACAAGGACTTCGTGCAGAAATATCTCGGCACCTCATGGGAGCTGCTGCAACCGCTCGAAAGCTATGTCTTCAAGGACCGCGACGACCAACCCTGGGAACCGGATTTCGAGGGTTTCGGACGCGTCTTCCCGCATCCGTTCTCGACCATCGATCCGCTCGCCTATGAGAACGACCCGTATTTCCTGACCTTCCTCACCTTCAGCCCGGCCGGTGACCAGATCACCGCGGATTTCGCCAAGACCCTGATCAAGGCGGAAGCGCTCGGCGAAGACGACGTGACCGACTACCTCTCGGTCAGCTTCTCCTCGACGTACTATGTCGGCCATGTCTTCGGGCCCTCCAGCCTGGAAGCCGAGGACAATCTGCTGCAGCTCGACCGGACGCTCGCGGACCTTCTCGCCTTTGTCGACGCCGAGATCGGGCTGGACAAGACCCTGATCGTGCTTTCCGCCGATCACGGCACGCCCGAAGCGCCGGGATTTCTGCGCGAACTGGGCAAGCTGGGAGGCTATGTCAGCCCCGACCAGTGGGATACGACGGCAGCGGCTGAACGGGTACGCAAGAAGTTCGGGCTTACCGGCAAGCTGATTCAAGGCTACGACCATCCCTACCTCACCCTGTCCGAAGAGGTCCGAAATGCCGAGGGCGTCGACCTCTCCGCTCTGCAGACCGCGATTTCCGAAGAGCTGAACGCCTTTGAAGGCGTGGCCTACGCGGTGCCGAGCGCGCGGCTGATCCAAGGCTCGCTGCCCGATAACGGGCTGACGCGCACGATCGTCAACAACTTCAACCCGGACCGCTCCGGCGACATCTATGTCGTCTTCGACCCGGGCTGGTTCATCAATGACTTCGACGGCGTCGCGGTCACGGTCACGCATGGCTCGCCCTGGCGTCACGATACCTATGTGCCGATCGTCTTTGCCGGCTTCGGGCTGTCACCGCAGAAGGTGTCCCGTCGGGTCCATACCGTGGACGTGGCAATCACCCTGTCCGCGATCGCAGGTGCGCGGCCGCCCGACGGTGCTGCCGGCAACGTTCTTGCCGAAGTCGTCGGGCAATAG
- a CDS encoding cytochrome B has product MLRRLYDWTMSLASGPRAPAALGTVSFVESSVFPIPPDILLIPMVIAERSKAWWFALLCTVTSVIGGLLGYLIGALLFEQVAQPILDFYGYLEKFETFKDYYNEWGAWIVFMAGVTPFPFKVITIASGATGLNIAVFIISSIVARGLRFFVVAGLLYWLGPPIRDFIEARLGLVFTIFVVLLVGGFVVAKYAF; this is encoded by the coding sequence ATGCTACGCCGCCTCTACGACTGGACGATGAGCCTTGCCTCGGGACCGCGCGCGCCTGCCGCGCTCGGAACGGTCTCCTTTGTCGAAAGCTCGGTCTTTCCTATTCCGCCAGACATCCTGCTGATCCCGATGGTGATCGCGGAGCGCTCGAAAGCGTGGTGGTTCGCCCTGCTGTGCACCGTGACCTCGGTCATCGGCGGGCTGCTCGGCTATCTGATCGGCGCCCTCCTGTTCGAGCAGGTCGCCCAGCCGATCCTCGATTTCTACGGCTATCTTGAGAAATTCGAGACCTTCAAGGATTACTACAACGAATGGGGCGCGTGGATCGTCTTCATGGCCGGCGTCACGCCGTTCCCGTTCAAGGTGATCACCATCGCGTCGGGCGCGACGGGTCTCAACATTGCCGTCTTCATCATCTCCAGTATCGTCGCGCGGGGCCTCAGGTTCTTCGTCGTCGCCGGTCTTCTGTACTGGCTCGGCCCGCCGATCCGCGACTTCATAGAAGCGCGCCTTGGCCTCGTCTTCACCATTTTTGTCGTGCTATTGGTGGGCGGTTTCGTGGTGGCGAAATACGCCTTCTGA